GAGATATCAATGAAACTACTGCACAGATGGCAGAACTTTCAATTAACAGAATCCCGGCAACGGGACTGAAACTTTCCACTAAAATCTAAAATCCAAATCAATCCAACAACCCAGGACTGACGCAGCGGTATCAAATATAGTAGTGTGGTGCGTTACGAACGAAGAAAGCTAACGCACCCTACAGATCGATTCTTTGCTTAAGTGCTGAATTAAAATGAGTGCTGAAATTATTTGCGTTGGAACAGAAATATTACTAGGTGACATTCTGAATACGAATGCTCGGTTTTTAGCTCTGCAATTGGCTGAACTGGGCATTCCTCATTATTATCAAACTGTGGTAGGAGATAATCCAGACCGTCTCAAACAAGTGCTTGATATTGCTTGTAGACGATCGCAAATTCTCATCTTCACCGGTGGCCTTGGCCCAACTCCAGATGACCTGACAACAGAAACGATCGCGGATTTCTTTGGCGTTCCCCTCATCGAAAAACCGGAAATTATCGAAGATATCGCCGAAAAATATGCCAGTCGCGGACGCCAAATGACCGAAAGCAATCGCAAACAAGCTTTAATTCCCCAAAGCGCCGACATTTTACCCAATCGATTGGGAACCGCACCGGGCATGGTTTGGCAACCCCGCCCCAATTTAATAATTCTCACTTTTCCCGGCGTTCCTTTGGAAATGCACCAGATGTGGCAAGAAACCGCCGTTCCTTATCTGAAAAGTCAAGGTTGGGGTAAACAGATCATCCACAGTCGGATGTTAAAGTTTTGGGGCATCGCTGAATCTGCATTGGCAGAAAAAGTAACTGACTTACTCAATTTACCTAACCCGACGGTTGCCCCTTATGCGAGTATGGGTGAAGTGAGGTTGCGGATTTCTGCCAAAGCCGAATCAGCCCTGGCAGCAAATAATTTAATCGAACCAGTAGCGCGAGAAATCCAGCAAATTGCAGGTTTGGACTACTACGGCGCAGATGAAGACAGCTTGGCTTCCGTAGTAGGCGAATTACTCCAAAAATCCCATCAAACCCTTTCCGTCGCCGAATCCTGCACTGGTGGCGGTTTGGGGAGTATGCTGACTGCTGTCCCCGGCAGTTCCAGTTACTTCTGGGGAGGGATTATTTCTTACGATAATCGGGTAAAGATCTCTTTATTAGGGGTTAGTCCGGATGACTTAGTGCAAGTAGGTGCGGTGAGCGAAACGGTAGCCAAACAAATGGCTCGAGGCGTGCGAGAGCAGCTTTCCACTACTTGGGGATTAAGTATTACCGGAATTGCTGGCCCTGGCGGTGGCAGCGAAGCTAAGCCTGTGGGGTTGGTTTACATCGGTTTAGCTGGGCCAAACAACTTAGTTACGAGTTTCGAGCATCGCTTTAGTCCGCTACAAGAAAGAGCTTTGATTCGTCACTTCAGCGCTTGCACGGCACTCGATCGCTTGCGACGGCATTTATTGTCCGCAGGTTGAGAAAATGTTAATACTTTTTAACCTAACGGAATTATTGGTTATGATGAAGTAAAGAACTCAAAACCAAACATTACTTTACTGGAACTAAATTTTTTTTGTATTCTAGTATACAGATGGATATAAGGTTTAGAGTTCGCAACAACCACATATCTAACAGAGGGTATTTCGCTATTTTGGCGAAAAACTATTACGTATCGTAGGAGTTGTCTGTTCAATGGACTACATCGAAAACCTGCTGGAGACGCTAAAAGAGTGGGCGCAAAGACTGATCGAATTGCTACTTGGCCCAGAAGGTGAACCGGAACCAGAGCCGATACCCATTCCCGTTAACGAACCAGGGCGTCGCCGCTAGTCCTTATCTGATTAAATAAAACCATTGCAAAATCTTAGTATTTTGGTGTTGCATGGCCCCAATCTGAATCTTTTGGGAAAAAGAGAACCAGGGGTTTATGGGCACGTAACTTTGGATGAAATTAACCGTCTGCTCCAACAGGACGCGCTGGGACTCCAGGTTGAGGTTTCCACCCTTCAATCAAATCACGAAGGCGTCTTAGTCGATGCCATTCACGATTGTTTAGGGCGTCATCAAGGAATTGTGATTAACGCTGGTGCTTATACCCATACCAGCGTAGCGATTCGCGATGCTCTAGCCGGGGTTGCCATTCCTACCGTAGAAGTTCACTTGAGTAACATCTACCGTAGGGAAGAATTTAGGCATCATTCTTGGATTGCACCGATCGCGATCGGGCAAATCAGCGGTTTCGGAGCCGAAAGCTATCGCTTAGGGTTACAAGCTCTGGTTAACTATATCAGACAATCCTTAACATCTGCTTAGGAAGGGGTTGAGCGAACAGAAGTTCCCTCAACTTTTACTTTGAGGGGAAAAGTCACCGTAAAGGTAGAGCCAACCGCTTTTTGAGAAAATACTTTAATTTCACCTTGTAGCAGTTTTACCATTCGGGAAACAATTGCTAAACCTAAACCCGTGCTTTCTTTGTCTCGACGGCGGTCTAAACCGTAAGCTTGGGCATAGGGTTCAAATATGCGTTCTAAATCTTCTCGATCAATTCCAATTCCCGTGTCAGTAACGCTAAAAGACCATTTTTCGTTTGCTTGGACGACGCACTCCACCCGAAGGTAACCTTCATCGGTATAGCGAACGGCGTTGCTGAGAAGATTGGTTAAAATTTGTTGAAGCCGAAAGGGATCGGTTAGTACTTCCTTTGGAGCGCGATCGCAATTTACTTGTAATTGTAAGTTCTTAGCTTGTGCCAGAGGTGCGATCGTATCAATTACTTCTTCAATAGCAGATTTAACATCGATCGGTTGCGGATTTAACTTAATTCGCCAATTCGCCATTGCTGACTGATTTTAAGCTAAACCGTCTCAATACATCAGGCTTCTAACGAGAGATAGGTATTTAGCAGAAGTAGATGAGTTACCATAGGCAA
This Leptolyngbyaceae cyanobacterium DNA region includes the following protein-coding sequences:
- a CDS encoding competence/damage-inducible protein A, translating into MSAEIICVGTEILLGDILNTNARFLALQLAELGIPHYYQTVVGDNPDRLKQVLDIACRRSQILIFTGGLGPTPDDLTTETIADFFGVPLIEKPEIIEDIAEKYASRGRQMTESNRKQALIPQSADILPNRLGTAPGMVWQPRPNLIILTFPGVPLEMHQMWQETAVPYLKSQGWGKQIIHSRMLKFWGIAESALAEKVTDLLNLPNPTVAPYASMGEVRLRISAKAESALAANNLIEPVAREIQQIAGLDYYGADEDSLASVVGELLQKSHQTLSVAESCTGGGLGSMLTAVPGSSSYFWGGIISYDNRVKISLLGVSPDDLVQVGAVSETVAKQMARGVREQLSTTWGLSITGIAGPGGGSEAKPVGLVYIGLAGPNNLVTSFEHRFSPLQERALIRHFSACTALDRLRRHLLSAG
- the aroQ gene encoding type II 3-dehydroquinate dehydratase, whose product is MQNLSILVLHGPNLNLLGKREPGVYGHVTLDEINRLLQQDALGLQVEVSTLQSNHEGVLVDAIHDCLGRHQGIVINAGAYTHTSVAIRDALAGVAIPTVEVHLSNIYRREEFRHHSWIAPIAIGQISGFGAESYRLGLQALVNYIRQSLTSA
- a CDS encoding HAMP domain-containing sensor histidine kinase, which gives rise to MANWRIKLNPQPIDVKSAIEEVIDTIAPLAQAKNLQLQVNCDRAPKEVLTDPFRLQQILTNLLSNAVRYTDEGYLRVECVVQANEKWSFSVTDTGIGIDREDLERIFEPYAQAYGLDRRRDKESTGLGLAIVSRMVKLLQGEIKVFSQKAVGSTFTVTFPLKVKVEGTSVRSTPS